The genomic window TTGTCGGCACCAGCCACACGCCCTGCGCCTTCATCTTGGTCAGCACCTCGTCGTTGAGGTGATAGCCATGTTCGAAACAGTCGATGCCGAACTTCAGCGCCTGGAGCGCCGCTTCGGACGATCCGTTGTGCGCCGTCACCTTCACGCCATTGCGGTGCGCGACCTCGATGATCGTCGACAGTTCCGCATCGGTCATCGGCGCGGCCGAAATGCTCCCGTGCGTATCCGAGATGCCGCCGGAAATGGCTATCTTGATCCAGCTCGCGCCGCGCTTGATCTGCTCGCGCGCCACCTTGCTGAACTCGGCCGGGCCATCTGCCTCCAGCGATCCATGCCCGCCGGTCGGCACGATCAGCTCGCCGGCGGATTCGATCCGCGGCCCGACCGCCTGCCCCTTGGCGATCGCCCGCTTCAGCATGAAGTCGATGCCATGATCCTCGGCGGTCAGCCGCACCGTCGTGACGCCCGCCATCAGGCTGCGCCGCGCATTGTGCGCCATGCGCAGCGCTTCCTCGCCATCCGTCTCGTTGAGCAGCGCATTGCCCTCGGCACCCGGCAGCTTCAGCCCGAAGTGGACGTGCATGTTCATGAGGCCGGGGATCAGCCACTTGCCGGCCATCGGCACGACCTTGGCCCCCGCCGGCACCGCCACCGATGCGGCCGGCCCGACCTGCAGGATCTTCTCGCCCTGCACCAGCACCACGGCATTCGGGGTCGTGCGCCCATTATCCACGTCGACGACATTACCGCCGACCAACGCCGTGACCGGCGCAGCCTCCTGCGCCGCCACGGCACTCGCCGACACGGTCGCCAGCGCGGCAAGCGCTGTGCGCCAAAGCTTCATTGCGTCCCTCCCTGAAGATGGTGCGAGACTGCGGGATCTGCCCACGAAGACAATGCGAAAAGTCGCGTGACATAATTGCGTCAAACGCAACGCAAAGCACAATTGCTTACGTCTGCGGCAACGCAGAAGCCAGAAAGTGTCCTGATTTCCTGTCGT from Sphingomonas sp. OV641 includes these protein-coding regions:
- a CDS encoding amidohydrolase family protein produces the protein MKLWRTALAALATVSASAVAAQEAAPVTALVGGNVVDVDNGRTTPNAVVLVQGEKILQVGPAASVAVPAGAKVVPMAGKWLIPGLMNMHVHFGLKLPGAEGNALLNETDGEEALRMAHNARRSLMAGVTTVRLTAEDHGIDFMLKRAIAKGQAVGPRIESAGELIVPTGGHGSLEADGPAEFSKVAREQIKRGASWIKIAISGGISDTHGSISAAPMTDAELSTIIEVAHRNGVKVTAHNGSSEAALQALKFGIDCFEHGYHLNDEVLTKMKAQGVWLVPTMVVSQPGAYEFYRKIGSPPWYLDRVASTGKDHWAMLQKAIRMGVNIALGTDQFPFEPNDGTTATVAEAELYQKAGMTPLAALQAATIRPAKMLGLDAQVGRIVAGQYADIVAVDADPTKDVAALRTLDFVMKGGAIYRDDDHPETIAR